The proteins below are encoded in one region of Flavobacterium sp. IMCC34852:
- a CDS encoding RNA polymerase sigma factor: MSEEELSGICKENIFSGFFKSHAKALRNYLYYKFGNEDQAEDITQEAFIKLWQNCADVPLEKAKSYIYTIANNASLNVIAHQKVVLNYAKNSGKSESTNESPEFIVEEDEFKTKLLNAIQKLNETQRVAFLMHRIDGKKYAEIATELNISVKAVEKRIHLALITLRKEFDYFK, from the coding sequence ATGTCAGAAGAGGAATTATCAGGGATTTGCAAAGAAAACATTTTTTCCGGTTTCTTTAAAAGTCATGCCAAAGCGTTACGAAATTATCTCTATTATAAATTTGGCAACGAAGACCAAGCGGAAGATATCACCCAAGAAGCCTTTATCAAATTGTGGCAAAATTGTGCTGATGTTCCTTTAGAAAAAGCCAAATCATATATTTACACCATTGCCAATAACGCTTCTTTAAACGTAATTGCGCATCAAAAAGTAGTGCTTAATTATGCCAAAAATTCAGGTAAGAGCGAAAGCACTAATGAAAGTCCGGAGTTCATAGTAGAAGAAGACGAATTTAAAACCAAATTATTAAATGCCATTCAAAAACTAAATGAAACCCAACGCGTGGCGTTTTTAATGCATCGCATTGACGGAAAAAAATATGCCGAAATCGCCACTGAACTAAACATTTCTGTTAAAGCAGTTGAAAAACGCATACACTTAGCGTTGATAACATTGCGCAAAGAATTTGATTATTTCAAGTAG